One genomic window of Streptomyces sp. WP-1 includes the following:
- a CDS encoding bifunctional (p)ppGpp synthetase/guanosine-3',5'-bis(diphosphate) 3'-pyrophosphohydrolase, with protein sequence MSAEATNPSTPVPVVPTAVTAAVAPASVRRKSRPRIDLRRLGRAALLGPNARDRLPDAIGHVVEAHRAHHPDADLEPLRRAYVLAESSHRGQTRKSGEPYITHPLAVTLILAELGAETTTLTASLLHDTVEDTEVTLDQVREQFGEEVRYLVDGVTKLEKVDYGAAAEPETFRKMLVATGSDVRVMSIKLADRLHNMRTLGVMRREKQERIAGVTRDVLIPLAERLGVQALKTELEDLVFGILHPEEYEHTRELIAQNAALTADPLAAVAEEMRGVLREAGIPAEVLIRPRHFVSVHRVARKRGQLRGADFGRLLVLVGEDADCYGVLGELHTCMTPVVSEFKDFIAVPKFNLYQSLHTAVARPDGQVVEVLIRTHQMHKVAEAGVVALGNPYAAGTDAPAADGPGADDPADGERADPTRPGWLSRLLEWQQAAPDPDTFWSTLREDLAQDREITVFRPDGGTLGLPEGASCVDAAYGQYGEDAHACIGARVNGRLATLSTVLKDGDTVELLMGQDPASEPSREWLEHAHTPAARIAIQRWLTTHPGGGAPADEPAGYRADADFRERRAHESGPGGRPQGADVGTDRPGAAVRLAGCCTPVPPDEITGFPVRGGVVTVHRVECAAVAHMKSRGRTEIGVRWGESTACRVTLVAESFGRRGLLADLTEAIALAGGDIVSATVEPPSEQRVRHTYTLQLPDAAGLPSLMRAMRDVPGVYDVSRTQPPAPASRTP encoded by the coding sequence ATGAGTGCGGAGGCCACGAACCCTTCGACCCCGGTCCCGGTGGTGCCCACGGCCGTGACGGCCGCCGTGGCACCCGCGTCGGTGCGCCGGAAGTCCCGGCCCAGGATCGACCTGCGCCGGCTCGGCCGGGCCGCGCTGCTCGGGCCGAACGCCCGGGACAGACTGCCCGACGCGATCGGCCATGTGGTGGAGGCGCACCGCGCCCACCATCCCGACGCCGACCTCGAACCCCTGCGCCGCGCCTATGTGCTGGCCGAGTCCTCGCACCGCGGCCAGACGCGCAAGAGCGGCGAGCCGTACATCACGCACCCGCTCGCCGTGACCCTCATCCTCGCCGAACTCGGCGCCGAGACGACGACGTTGACGGCCTCCCTGCTGCACGACACCGTCGAGGACACCGAGGTGACGCTGGACCAGGTGCGCGAGCAGTTCGGCGAGGAGGTCCGGTACCTGGTCGACGGCGTCACCAAGCTGGAGAAGGTCGACTACGGGGCCGCCGCCGAGCCCGAGACCTTCCGCAAGATGCTCGTGGCCACCGGCAGCGACGTGCGCGTGATGTCGATCAAACTCGCCGACCGGCTGCACAACATGCGCACCCTCGGTGTGATGCGCCGCGAGAAACAGGAGCGGATCGCGGGCGTCACCCGCGACGTCCTCATCCCGCTCGCCGAACGCCTCGGTGTCCAGGCCCTGAAGACCGAGCTGGAGGACCTGGTCTTCGGCATCCTCCACCCCGAGGAGTACGAGCACACCAGGGAACTCATCGCGCAGAACGCGGCCCTTACCGCCGACCCGCTCGCCGCGGTCGCCGAGGAGATGCGCGGGGTGCTGCGCGAGGCCGGCATCCCCGCCGAAGTCCTCATCCGCCCGCGCCACTTCGTCTCCGTGCACCGAGTGGCCCGTAAACGCGGGCAGTTGCGCGGCGCCGACTTCGGCCGGCTGCTGGTGCTGGTGGGCGAGGACGCCGACTGTTACGGCGTGCTGGGCGAGCTGCACACCTGTATGACGCCGGTGGTCTCGGAGTTCAAGGACTTCATCGCGGTACCCAAGTTCAACCTGTACCAGTCGCTGCACACCGCCGTCGCCCGCCCCGACGGCCAGGTGGTCGAAGTCCTCATCCGCACCCACCAGATGCACAAGGTCGCCGAGGCCGGCGTCGTCGCGCTCGGCAACCCCTACGCCGCCGGCACGGACGCCCCCGCCGCCGACGGTCCCGGCGCCGACGACCCCGCCGACGGCGAGCGCGCCGACCCCACCCGGCCCGGCTGGCTCTCCCGCCTCCTGGAGTGGCAGCAGGCCGCGCCCGACCCGGACACCTTCTGGTCGACCCTGCGCGAGGACCTCGCCCAGGACCGCGAGATCACCGTCTTCCGCCCGGACGGCGGCACCCTGGGCCTGCCCGAGGGCGCCAGCTGCGTGGACGCCGCCTACGGGCAGTACGGCGAGGACGCGCACGCCTGTATCGGCGCCCGCGTCAACGGCCGCCTGGCCACGCTGAGCACGGTCCTGAAGGACGGCGACACCGTCGAACTCCTCATGGGCCAGGACCCCGCCTCCGAGCCCTCCCGCGAGTGGCTGGAGCACGCCCACACCCCGGCCGCCCGCATCGCCATCCAGCGCTGGCTCACCACGCACCCCGGCGGCGGCGCCCCCGCCGACGAGCCGGCCGGGTACCGCGCCGACGCCGACTTCCGCGAACGGCGCGCCCACGAGTCCGGGCCCGGCGGACGCCCCCAGGGCGCCGACGTCGGCACCGACCGCCCCGGCGCCGCCGTACGCCTCGCCGGATGCTGTACGCCCGTGCCGCCCGACGAGATCACCGGCTTCCCGGTACGCGGGGGCGTGGTGACCGTGCACCGCGTGGAGTGCGCGGCGGTGGCGCACATGAAGAGCCGGGGGCGCACGGAGATCGGAGTGCGCTGGGGGGAGAGCACCGCGTGCCGGGTCACCCTGGTCGCCGAATCGTTCGGCCGCCGCGGTCTGCTCGCCGACCTCACCGAGGCCATCGCGCTGGCGGGCGGCGACATCGTCTCCGCCACGGTGGAACCACCGAGCGAGCAGCGGGTGCGCCACACCTACACCCTCCAGCTCCCGGACGCCGCGGGCCTGCCCTCCCTCATGCGCGCCATGCGCGACGTCCCGGGCGTCTACGACGTGAGCCGCACCCAGCCCCCGGCCCCGGCCTCCCGGACGCCCTAG
- the dapF gene encoding diaminopimelate epimerase — protein MSTRIAFLKGHGTENDFVIVPDPDNAIELSPAAVAALCDRRAGIGGDGVLHVVRSAAHPEARDMAGEAEWFMDYRNSDGSIAEMCGNGVRVFARYLQHAGHVAEGDLAIATRGGVKSAHIAKDGDVTVGMGSARLPEGDVTVRVGERSWPARNVGMGNPHAVAFVADLAHAGDLYSPPPVGPEGAYPEGVNVEFVVDRGPRHVAMRVHERGSGETRSCGTGACAVAVATARRDGVDPAVTGTPVTYTVDVPGGRLVITERPDGQIEMTGPAVIVAEGVIDGEWLENALR, from the coding sequence ATGAGCACGCGGATCGCCTTCCTCAAGGGTCACGGCACGGAGAACGACTTCGTGATCGTCCCGGACCCCGACAACGCCATCGAGCTGTCCCCGGCCGCCGTGGCCGCCCTGTGCGACCGCCGGGCCGGCATCGGCGGCGACGGTGTGCTGCACGTGGTGCGCTCCGCCGCGCACCCCGAGGCGCGGGACATGGCCGGCGAGGCCGAGTGGTTCATGGACTACCGCAACAGCGACGGCTCGATCGCGGAGATGTGCGGCAACGGCGTCCGCGTCTTCGCCCGCTACCTCCAGCACGCCGGGCATGTCGCCGAGGGCGACCTCGCCATCGCCACGCGCGGCGGCGTCAAGAGCGCGCACATCGCCAAGGACGGGGACGTGACCGTCGGCATGGGCAGCGCCCGCCTCCCCGAGGGGGACGTCACGGTGCGCGTCGGCGAGCGCAGCTGGCCCGCGCGCAACGTCGGCATGGGCAACCCGCACGCGGTCGCCTTCGTGGCCGACCTCGCGCACGCCGGCGACCTGTACAGCCCGCCGCCGGTCGGCCCCGAGGGCGCCTACCCGGAGGGGGTCAACGTGGAGTTCGTGGTGGACCGCGGCCCCCGCCATGTCGCGATGCGGGTGCACGAGCGCGGCTCCGGTGAGACCCGCTCCTGCGGCACCGGCGCCTGCGCCGTCGCCGTGGCCACCGCCCGCCGCGACGGCGTTGACCCGGCCGTCACCGGCACCCCCGTGACGTACACCGTGGACGTGCCCGGCGGCCGGCTGGTCATCACCGAACGGCCGGACGGGCAGATCGAGATGACCGGACCCGCGGTGATCGTCGCCGAAGGCGTGATCGACGGCGAGTGGCTGGAAAACGCGCTTCGCTGA
- a CDS encoding M1 family metallopeptidase produces the protein MPLNPRHRATPAPAPRQRTAPRRRKAALLASAASVCSLCLLGAAAPPVPLGIGDRLYPTLGNPGYDVASYNLDLTYPGTDDKPLQAVTTIDAWVTADLDRLNLDFARGTVRSVDFDGIPADFQSAGEDLVVTPAQPLRRGDWVRVTVRHTSDPRPTGDQKGDGGWVPTTDGLVMANQADAAHLVFPCNDHPSDKAMFTFRVTAPNAYTVVANGLPTGQKRTGSSTTWTFRTEHPMATELAQVSIGRSAVPRREGPHGLPLRDVVPSADRKTLEPWLAKTPDQIAWMESKVGRYPFETYGVIMANATTGFELETQTLSLFEKNLFIEPAYPKWYVESVMVHELSHQWFGDSVSPASWSDVWLNEGHATWYEALYAEEKGHRPMIDRMKAAYAASDGWRASGGPPARPKLPAPGQKISIFRPSVYDGAALALYALRQEIGRPAFERLERLWVRDHRDADASTDDYIELASQVAGRDLGGFLHDWLYGEKTPPMPGHPDWKPADPPAKAAKAAKRPARR, from the coding sequence ATGCCGCTCAACCCCCGCCACCGGGCCACCCCTGCCCCCGCCCCCCGGCAGCGGACGGCCCCCCGCCGCCGCAAGGCCGCCCTGCTCGCCTCCGCCGCCTCCGTCTGCTCCCTGTGCCTGCTCGGCGCCGCCGCCCCGCCCGTGCCGCTCGGCATCGGCGACCGGCTGTACCCGACGCTGGGCAACCCCGGCTACGACGTCGCGTCGTACAACCTGGACCTCACGTACCCCGGCACCGACGACAAGCCGCTCCAGGCGGTCACCACCATCGACGCCTGGGTCACCGCCGACCTGGACCGCCTCAACCTGGACTTCGCGCGCGGCACCGTCCGCTCCGTCGACTTCGACGGGATCCCCGCCGACTTCCAGAGCGCCGGGGAGGACCTGGTCGTCACCCCCGCCCAGCCGCTGCGCCGGGGCGACTGGGTGCGCGTCACCGTGCGGCACACCAGCGACCCCAGGCCCACCGGGGACCAGAAGGGCGACGGCGGCTGGGTGCCCACCACCGACGGCCTCGTCATGGCGAACCAGGCCGACGCCGCCCACCTGGTCTTCCCGTGCAACGACCACCCGTCCGACAAGGCGATGTTCACCTTCCGGGTCACCGCGCCCAACGCCTACACCGTGGTCGCCAACGGTCTGCCGACCGGACAGAAGCGCACCGGCTCCAGCACCACCTGGACGTTTCGCACCGAGCACCCCATGGCCACCGAGCTGGCCCAGGTCTCCATCGGCCGCTCCGCCGTGCCGCGCCGCGAGGGCCCCCACGGGCTGCCCCTGCGCGATGTCGTCCCCAGCGCCGACCGCAAGACCCTCGAACCCTGGCTCGCCAAGACGCCCGACCAGATCGCCTGGATGGAGAGCAAGGTCGGCAGGTACCCGTTCGAGACGTACGGCGTGATCATGGCGAACGCCACCACCGGGTTCGAGCTGGAGACGCAGACCCTCTCGCTGTTCGAGAAGAACCTGTTCATCGAGCCCGCCTACCCCAAGTGGTACGTCGAGTCGGTCATGGTGCACGAGCTGTCCCACCAGTGGTTCGGCGACAGCGTCAGCCCCGCCTCCTGGTCCGACGTATGGCTGAACGAGGGGCACGCGACCTGGTACGAGGCCCTGTACGCGGAGGAGAAGGGCCACCGCCCGATGATCGACCGGATGAAGGCCGCCTACGCCGCCTCCGACGGCTGGCGCGCCTCCGGCGGCCCGCCCGCCCGGCCCAAGCTGCCCGCACCCGGCCAGAAGATCAGCATCTTCCGGCCCAGCGTCTACGACGGCGCGGCCCTCGCCCTCTACGCCCTGCGGCAGGAGATCGGCCGCCCCGCCTTCGAGCGCCTGGAGCGCCTCTGGGTCCGCGACCACCGCGACGCCGACGCCTCCACCGACGACTACATCGAACTGGCCTCCCAGGTCGCCGGCCGGGACCTCGGCGGCTTCCTGCACGACTGGCTGTACGGCGAGAAGACCCCGCCGATGCCGGGCCACCCGGACTGGAAGCCGGCCGACCCGCCCGCGAAGGCCGCGAAGGCGGCCAAACGGCCTGCCCGCAGGTGA
- the hflX gene encoding GTPase HflX, with protein MTSSSSPSQDAKRTAHAYPEGLRADALMEEDVAWSHEIDGERDGDQFDRSERAALRRVVGLSTELEDVTEVEYRQLRLERVVLVGVWTTGTAQDADNSLAELAALAETAGALVLDGVIQRRDKPDAATYIGSGKALELRDIVLETGADTVICDGELSPGQLIQLEDVVKVKVIDRTALILDIFAQHAKSREGKAQVALAQMQYMLPRLRGWGQSLSRQMGGGRGGLATRGPGETKIETDRRRIREKMAKMRREIADMKTGREIKRQERRRNKVPSVAIAGYTNAGKSSLLNRLTGAGVLVENALFATLDPTVRRAETPSGRLYTLADTVGFVRHLPHHLVEAFRSTMEEVGDSDLILHVVDGSHPVPEEQLAAVREVIRDVGATGVPEIVVINKADAADPLVLQRLLRVEKRSIAVSARTGQGIAELLALIDEELPRPEVEVEALVPYTHGKLVARAHTEGEVISEEHTAEGTLLKVRVHEELAADLAPYTPVSAA; from the coding sequence ATGACCTCCTCTTCTTCCCCTTCCCAGGACGCCAAGCGCACGGCGCACGCCTACCCCGAGGGTCTTCGGGCCGATGCCCTGATGGAAGAGGACGTCGCCTGGAGCCACGAGATCGACGGAGAGCGGGACGGCGACCAGTTCGACCGCTCCGAGCGCGCGGCCCTGCGCCGCGTGGTGGGTCTGTCCACCGAGCTGGAGGACGTCACCGAGGTCGAGTACCGCCAGCTCCGCCTGGAGCGGGTCGTGCTCGTCGGCGTGTGGACCACCGGTACCGCGCAGGACGCCGACAACTCCCTCGCGGAGCTGGCCGCCCTCGCGGAGACGGCGGGCGCCCTCGTGCTCGACGGCGTCATCCAGCGCCGCGACAAGCCCGACGCGGCCACCTACATCGGCTCCGGCAAGGCCCTGGAGCTGCGCGACATCGTCCTGGAGACGGGCGCGGACACCGTCATCTGCGATGGTGAACTGAGTCCGGGCCAGCTGATCCAGCTGGAGGACGTCGTCAAGGTCAAGGTCATCGACCGCACCGCCCTGATCCTGGACATCTTCGCCCAGCACGCCAAGTCCCGGGAGGGCAAGGCGCAGGTCGCGCTCGCCCAGATGCAGTACATGCTGCCGAGGCTGCGCGGCTGGGGCCAGTCGCTGTCCCGGCAGATGGGCGGCGGTCGCGGCGGCCTCGCCACGCGTGGCCCCGGTGAGACCAAGATCGAGACGGACCGGCGCCGCATCCGCGAGAAGATGGCGAAGATGCGCCGGGAGATCGCGGACATGAAGACCGGCCGCGAGATCAAGCGCCAGGAGCGCCGGCGCAACAAGGTGCCCTCCGTCGCCATCGCCGGTTACACCAACGCCGGCAAATCCTCCCTGCTCAACCGGCTCACCGGCGCGGGCGTCCTGGTCGAGAACGCGCTGTTCGCGACCCTGGACCCGACCGTGCGCCGCGCGGAGACCCCGAGCGGCCGGCTGTACACCCTGGCGGACACCGTCGGCTTCGTCCGGCACCTGCCCCACCACCTGGTCGAGGCGTTCCGCTCCACCATGGAGGAGGTCGGCGACTCCGACCTGATCCTGCATGTGGTGGACGGCTCGCACCCGGTCCCCGAGGAGCAGCTCGCCGCCGTGCGCGAGGTCATCCGGGACGTCGGCGCCACCGGCGTGCCCGAGATCGTCGTGATCAACAAGGCGGACGCGGCCGACCCGCTGGTCCTCCAGCGGCTGCTGCGCGTCGAGAAGCGGTCCATCGCGGTCTCGGCCCGCACCGGCCAGGGCATCGCCGAGCTGCTCGCGCTCATCGACGAGGAGCTGCCGCGCCCCGAGGTCGAGGTCGAGGCGCTGGTGCCGTACACCCACGGCAAGCTGGTCGCGCGCGCCCACACCGAGGGCGAGGTGATCTCCGAGGAGCACACCGCGGAGGGCACCCTGCTCAAGGTCCGGGTGCACGAGGAACTGGCGGCGGACCTGGCGCCGTACACGCCGGTCTCCGCGGCCTGA
- the miaA gene encoding tRNA (adenosine(37)-N6)-dimethylallyltransferase MiaA, protein MSSASPAPRVIAVVGPTAAGKSDLGVFLAQQLGGEVVNADSMQLYQGMDIGTAKLTPEERGGVPHHLLDVWDVTATASVAEYQKLARGHIDALLAEGRWPILVGGSGLYVRGAVDNLEFPGTDPEVRARLEEELALRGSGALHARLAAADPEAARAILPGNGRRIVRALEVIEITGQPFTANLPGHDSVYDTVQIGVDVARPELDDRITRRVDRMWDDGLVDEVRALEARGLREGRTASRALGYQQVLAALAGDCTEAEARAETVRATKRFARRQDSWFRRDPRVHWLSGAEADRGELPGQALTLVERPVTA, encoded by the coding sequence GTGAGCAGCGCATCCCCCGCCCCCCGCGTCATCGCCGTCGTCGGACCCACCGCGGCCGGAAAGTCCGATCTCGGCGTCTTCCTGGCCCAGCAACTCGGCGGCGAGGTCGTCAACGCCGACTCGATGCAGCTCTACCAGGGGATGGACATCGGCACCGCCAAGCTGACACCCGAGGAACGCGGCGGCGTACCCCACCACCTTTTGGACGTCTGGGACGTCACGGCCACCGCCTCGGTCGCCGAGTACCAGAAGCTGGCCCGCGGGCACATCGACGCGCTGCTCGCCGAGGGCCGCTGGCCGATCCTCGTCGGCGGCTCCGGGCTGTACGTGCGCGGCGCGGTCGACAACCTGGAGTTCCCCGGCACCGACCCCGAGGTCCGCGCCCGCCTGGAGGAGGAGCTGGCCCTGCGCGGCTCCGGCGCCCTGCACGCCCGCCTGGCCGCCGCCGACCCCGAGGCCGCCCGCGCGATCCTGCCCGGCAACGGCCGCCGTATCGTCCGCGCCCTGGAGGTGATCGAGATCACCGGCCAGCCCTTCACCGCCAACCTCCCCGGCCACGACTCGGTCTACGACACCGTCCAGATCGGCGTCGACGTCGCCCGCCCGGAGCTGGACGACCGGATCACGCGCCGTGTCGACCGGATGTGGGACGACGGTCTCGTGGACGAGGTGCGCGCGCTGGAGGCGCGAGGGCTGCGCGAGGGGCGCACGGCTTCGCGCGCGCTGGGATACCAGCAGGTGCTCGCGGCGCTGGCCGGTGACTGCACGGAAGCGGAGGCGCGCGCCGAGACCGTGCGCGCCACCAAGCGCTTCGCGCGCCGGCAGGATTCATGGTTTCGCCGCGACCCCCGGGTGCACTGGCTGAGCGGCGCCGAAGCCGACCGCGGGGAACTTCCCGGGCAGGCCCTGACGTTGGTCGAACGACCGGTCACAGCCTGA
- a CDS encoding class III extradiol dioxygenase subunit B-like domain-containing protein encodes MLVAAAVCPCPPLLVPEVAVGAAAEMDAARAACTDALGVLAAARPDLLIVVGPAGPGEGGAFPGGSRGSFKGYGVDLDVRLGTGPRDDAAVERELPSSLAVGAWLLERTGWADAPVEGLGAEETLTPERCAETGRELKARAGRVALLVLGDGSACRTVKAPGYLDERAAPYDAVAAHALATADLPALLSLDAALARTLKSSGRAPWQILAGAAEGTDLDGSLLYEDAPYGVGYLVATWS; translated from the coding sequence ATGCTTGTCGCCGCCGCCGTCTGCCCCTGCCCGCCGCTGCTCGTGCCCGAGGTCGCCGTGGGCGCCGCCGCCGAGATGGACGCCGCGCGTGCGGCCTGTACGGATGCGCTCGGTGTGCTCGCGGCCGCTCGTCCGGACCTGCTGATCGTCGTCGGACCCGCCGGGCCGGGCGAGGGCGGGGCGTTCCCGGGAGGCAGCCGGGGTTCCTTCAAGGGGTACGGCGTCGACCTCGACGTCCGCCTGGGGACCGGCCCACGGGACGACGCGGCGGTGGAGCGCGAGCTGCCGTCCTCGCTGGCCGTCGGCGCCTGGCTGCTGGAGCGGACCGGCTGGGCGGACGCCCCGGTCGAGGGACTCGGCGCGGAGGAGACGCTCACGCCCGAGCGGTGCGCGGAGACCGGCCGCGAACTCAAAGCGCGTGCCGGTCGCGTGGCCCTTCTCGTCCTGGGCGACGGCAGCGCGTGCCGTACGGTCAAGGCCCCGGGCTACCTGGACGAACGCGCGGCCCCCTACGACGCGGTGGCCGCCCACGCCCTGGCCACCGCCGACCTCCCCGCCCTGCTCTCCCTCGACGCCGCCCTCGCCCGCACCCTGAAGTCCTCGGGCCGCGCCCCCTGGCAGATCCTCGCCGGCGCCGCCGAGGGCACGGACCTCGACGGCAGCCTGCTGTACGAGGACGCGCCGTACGGGGTCGGCTACCTGGTCGCCACCTGGTCCTAG
- a CDS encoding antitoxin, whose amino-acid sequence MGLFDNMKARLGPAKDKVSDLARQHGDKVSQGLDKAARAVDERTNHKYSDKIQAGTGKAKDAVDRLAHKDEHPDGTPGAQPNPPTPPQGPPPAS is encoded by the coding sequence ATGGGTCTGTTCGACAACATGAAGGCCAGGCTCGGCCCGGCCAAGGACAAGGTGTCCGACCTCGCGCGCCAGCACGGCGACAAGGTGTCGCAGGGCCTCGACAAGGCGGCCAGGGCCGTCGACGAGCGCACCAACCACAAGTACAGCGACAAGATCCAGGCGGGCACGGGCAAGGCGAAGGACGCCGTGGACCGCCTGGCGCACAAGGACGAGCATCCGGACGGCACGCCGGGCGCGCAGCCGAATCCGCCCACGCCGCCGCAGGGACCGCCGCCGGCCTCCTGA
- a CDS encoding serine protease, translating to MRSIRPSSTDRRGRGIRTRRASTSLAAVALASALALTATACDGDGQADGNPSASAAAAGTGDGKIRIPDDVRQKLKEHGIDVDKWKNGAWKDWNRKDWLRQANDFINPIIKGLWDPDRMRHANDPDKGVDDNDISGDQGVTDPTPQPVKARQVAAPYHANAATSGKVFFDSPEGHMVCSGTVVEDPAHPGKSNLVWTAGHCVHAGKSGGWYRNLAFVPSYNNAAQSVDRLQHASREQIAPYGVWWADAAQTSQQWIDKGGETGGDGAPYDFAVIHVTPEQGSGGRSLEETVGGALPVDFDAPAVPKVRDMTASGYPAAPPYDGQLLYQCEDRPGRLSMDQAAPTMYRIGCTMTGGASGGGWVETGPDGKPALVSNTSIGPVTSGWLAGPRLGDVAKGVYRSVSDKFAGR from the coding sequence ATGCGATCCATACGGCCGTCGTCCACCGACCGGCGAGGAAGGGGCATCCGCACCCGCCGCGCCTCGACCTCGCTGGCGGCGGTCGCCCTCGCCTCGGCACTGGCGCTGACCGCCACCGCCTGCGACGGCGACGGCCAGGCCGACGGCAACCCGTCCGCCTCCGCCGCGGCGGCCGGCACCGGCGACGGAAAGATCAGGATCCCGGACGATGTGCGCCAGAAGCTCAAGGAGCACGGGATCGACGTCGACAAGTGGAAGAACGGCGCCTGGAAGGACTGGAACCGCAAGGACTGGCTGCGCCAGGCCAACGATTTCATCAACCCGATCATCAAGGGCCTGTGGGACCCGGACCGGATGCGGCACGCGAACGACCCGGACAAGGGCGTCGACGACAACGACATCTCGGGCGACCAGGGCGTGACCGATCCGACGCCGCAGCCGGTGAAGGCGCGGCAGGTCGCGGCGCCGTACCACGCCAACGCGGCCACCTCGGGCAAGGTGTTCTTCGACTCCCCCGAGGGCCACATGGTCTGCTCGGGCACGGTCGTGGAGGACCCCGCGCACCCGGGCAAGTCCAACCTGGTGTGGACGGCGGGCCACTGCGTGCACGCCGGCAAGAGCGGCGGCTGGTACCGCAACCTCGCCTTCGTGCCGTCGTACAACAACGCGGCCCAGTCGGTCGATCGGCTCCAGCACGCCTCCCGGGAGCAGATCGCGCCGTACGGCGTCTGGTGGGCGGACGCGGCGCAGACCTCCCAGCAGTGGATCGACAAGGGCGGTGAGACCGGCGGTGACGGGGCGCCGTACGACTTCGCGGTCATCCATGTGACGCCGGAGCAGGGCAGCGGGGGCAGGTCGCTGGAGGAGACGGTCGGCGGGGCGTTGCCGGTGGACTTCGACGCGCCCGCCGTGCCGAAGGTGCGGGACATGACGGCCTCGGGCTACCCGGCGGCGCCGCCGTACGACGGTCAGCTGCTCTACCAGTGCGAGGACAGGCCGGGCCGGCTGTCGATGGACCAGGCCGCCCCGACGATGTACCGCATCGGCTGCACCATGACCGGTGGCGCATCCGGCGGCGGCTGGGTGGAGACCGGCCCGGACGGCAAGCCCGCGCTGGTGTCCAACACCTCGATCGGCCCGGTGACGTCCGGCTGGCTGGCGGGCCCCCGCCTCGGTGATGTGGCGAAGGGCGTGTACAGGTCGGTCAGCGACAAGTTCGCCGGGCGGTGA